The following proteins come from a genomic window of Salvia hispanica cultivar TCC Black 2014 chromosome 4, UniMelb_Shisp_WGS_1.0, whole genome shotgun sequence:
- the LOC125217561 gene encoding uncharacterized protein LOC125217561, translated as MDYNLGALKLMCAQLKNARQTPSQNAFSLGGILFQRAWIQGVLVSVPSASEDGESGRFLLDDGTGVIELLLSRDRQWESGMYLMVIGAYNVRAGDLPFIKVHKIVDLSPFPDRESMWYLEVIEAFKLFYEPLFQE; from the exons atggattACAATTTAGGAGCATTAAAACTGATGTGCGCGCAACTGAAAAACGCCCGCCAAACGCCGTCACAGAACGCCTTCAGTCTCGGTGGCATCCTCTTCCAACGCGCTTGGATTCag GGGGTTTTAGTCTCCGTACCTTCGGCATCCGAGGATGGTGAGAGCGGCCGGTTCCTTCTAGACGACGGCACCGGTGTCATTGAACTATTGCTCTCCCGCGACCGCCAATGGGAATCTG GGATGTACCTAATGGTGATTGGAGCGTATAATGTCCGCGCAGGTGATCTTCCATTTATTAAG GTTCACAAAATTGTTGATCTTTCACCATTTCCAGACAGGGAATCAATGTGGTATCTGGAAGTCATTGAAGCTTTCAAACTGTTTTATGAACCATTATTTCAAGAATGA
- the LOC125185158 gene encoding UDP-D-apiose/UDP-D-xylose synthase 2 translates to MASARVDLDGNPIKPITICMIGAGGFIGSHLCEKLMAETPHKVLAVDVYSDKIKHLLEPSSLPWADRIQFHRLNIKNDSRLEGLIRMADLIINLAAICTPADYNTRPLDTIYSNFIDALPVIKYCSENGKRLIHFSTCEVYGKTIGCFLPKDSPLRQDPAYYVLSEDSSPCIFGPIEKQRWSYACAKQLVERLIYAEGAENGLEFTIVRPFNWIGPRMDFIPGIDGPSEGVPRVLACFSNNLLRREPLKLVDGGESQRTFVYIKDAIEAVLLMIENPSRANGQIFNVGNPNNEVTVRQLAEMMTQVYSKVSKEPSLSTPTIDISSKEFYGEGYDDSDKRIPDMTIINKQLGWNPKTSLWDLLESTLTYQHRTYAEAVKKATSKPVAS, encoded by the exons ATGGCGAGCGCCAGAGTAGATCTCGACGGAAATCCGATTAAGCCGATCACCATATGCATGATCGGTGCCGGCGGCTTCATCGGCTCGCACCTCTGCGAGAAGCTGATGGCCGAGACGCCGCACAAGGTTCTGGCGGTGGATGTCTACAGCGACAAGATCAAACACCTCCTCGAGCCGTCGTCGCTGCCCTGGGCTGATCGCATCCAGTTCCACCGCCTCAACATTAAGAACGATTCTCGCCTCGAAGGCCTCATTCGGATGGCGGAtctt ATCATAAATCTTGCTGCTATATGCACTCCAGCAGACTACAATACGCGCCCACTTGACACGATCTACAGCAACTTCATTGATGCTCTCCCCGTG ATTAAATACTGCTCGGAAAATGGAAAGCGCCTCATTCATTTCTCCACTTGTGAAGTATATGGGAAAACAATTGGTTGCTTTTTACCCAAAGATAGCCCACTGCGGCAG GATCCTGCTTACTATGTTCTATCGGAAGATTCCTCCCCTTGCATCTTTGGCCCCATTGAGAAACAGAGATGGTCATATGCATGTGCAAAGCAGTTAGTTGAAAGGTTGATATATG CCGAGGGGGCGGAAAACGGTCTTGAGTTTACAATTGTGAGGCCCTTCAACTGGATTGGACCCAGGATGGACTTTATACCTGGGATTGATGGCCCAAGTGAGGGTGTTCCTAGAGTTCTTGCCTGCTTTAGCAAT AACCTCTTAAGGCGTGAACCGCTGAAGCTTGTCGATGGTGGTGAATCACAGAGAACTTTTGTTTACATCAAAGATGCCATTGAAGCTGTCCTGTTGATGATT GAAAATCCATCCAGGGCTAATGGTCAGATATTTAACGTTGGCAATCCTAACAATGAAGTTACAGTCAGGCAGCTTGCTGAAATGATGACTCAG GTTTACTCAAAGGTTAGTAAAGAACCTTCACTGAGTACACCTACGATTGATATAAGCTCCAAAGAATTTTATGGTGAAGGATACGATGATAGTGACAAGAGAATTCCTGACATGACCATAATCAACAAACAACTTG GTTGGAACCCAAAGACATCGCTTTGGGACTTGCTCGAGTCGACTCTTACATATCAACACCGAACATACGCAGAAGCTGTAAAGAAGGCTACTTCAAAGCCGGTGGCAAGTTAA
- the LOC125185168 gene encoding BTB/POZ domain-containing protein At3g44820-like, producing the protein MAPGRTSGFHRQGDDWFSSSSLQSDITVVVDEVKFHLHKFPLISRCGKIATIVEESESSTERTLQVHLEEFPGGADTFFIVVKFCYGGRLEFTPKNIVILYCAADYLSMTDVYGEENLLSKSKSYFHKHILKDWKDCVLALQSCELVIPRADKLQIISKCINALSVMISTDPSLFGWPMMMYGSLQSPGGSILWNGINTGAKIHSNESNWWFEDVSYLCVKLFERLIQTLEAKGISPENLVRAIMYYCKKYLPGLGRRWQGGQSSLSRTVTSFSMIPANVNQVALLHSVIKLLPEKQGKSFCRFLLGLLRVALILGVNNTYRDSLERRIGVQLDLATLDGLLIPNYSDSDNLYNTDCVERMIRHFVSSESNVASISPLSTDLNTSPLSGSFMRVAKLVDNYAAEVASDVNLKPGKLRGLAEALPESSRSLHDGLYRALDIYFKAHPWLSDKEREQLCNIIDFQKLSIDACAHASQNERLPLRVVLQVLFFEQMQLRTALAGCLNVLDAESAPTASLAIPNETAGQSVRQDGWVTVVRENQVLKVDMERMRSRVGELEEEFSKIKEEMKNATNSNSYLSSPLLVPRGTGGNLLPQASDAQQDVVESGTPTPRASVEQAQPSIQNPRHGKTRGQPWNRD; encoded by the exons ATGGCTCCTGGGAGAACTTCCGGATTCCATCGCCAAGGAGATGACTG GTTCAGCAGTTCAAGTTTGCAAAGTGATATAACAGTAGTGGTGGATGAAGTGAAGTTCCATCTCCACAAG TTTCCTCTTATTTCTAGGTGTGGGAAGATAGCAACTATTGTTGAAGAGTCTGAAAGTTCCACTGAGAGGACATTGCAAGTTCATCTTGAAGAGTTTCCTGGTGGTGCCGACACGTTTTTCATAGTAGTAAAATTCTGCTATGGTGGGAGGCTAGAGTTCACACCCAAAAACATAGTAATTTTGTATTGTGCTGCAGATTATCTTTCGATGACTGATGTTTATGGTGAAGAAAATTTATTGTCCAAATCGAAAAGTTATTTCCATAAGCATATCCTAAAAGATTGGAAGGATTGCGTTTTGGCTCTCCAAAGCTGTGAATTAGTTATCCCAAGAGCCGacaaacttcaaattataAGTAAATGTATTAACGCGTTGTCTGTAATGATCAGCACAGATCCCTCATTGTTCGGATGGCCTATGATGATGTATGGTAGCCTACAGAGTCCTGGAGGGAGCATTCTGTGGAATGGGATAAATACTGGTGCAAAGATCCATAGTAATGAATCTAACTGGTGGTTTGAGGATGTATCGTATCTCTGTGTCAAGTTATTTGAGAGGCTGATTCAGACATTGGAAGCCAAAGGAATAAGTCCGGAGAACTTAGTACGTGCCATAATGTACTATTGTAAAAAGTATCTTCCAGGACTGGGCCGCCGATGGCAGGGAGGACAGAGTAGTTTGTCGAGGACTGTTACTAGTTTCAGCATGATTCCTGCCAATGTTAATCAAGTTGCTCTTTTGCACAGTGTTATCAAACTTCTGCCAGAGAAGCAAGGAAAATCTTTTTGCCGTTTTCTGCTGGGACTTTTGCGTGTTGCATTGATCTTGGGAGTTAACAATACATATCGGGATTCTCTGGAAAGGAGAATAGGCGTGCAGCTCGATTTGGCAACCCTGGATGGTCTACTGATACCTAATTATTCTGATTCTGATAATTTGTACAACACCGATTGTGTTGAAAGGATGATTCGTCATTTTGTATCTTCGGAGTCTAATGTAGCTTCAATATCTCCATTATCTACCGACCTTAATACATCACCCTTATCTGGGAGTTTCATGAGAGTTGCTAAATTGGTAGATAATTATGCAGCAGAGGTTGCTTCTGATGTAAACCTGAAACCTGGAAAATTACGTGGACTGGCAGAAGCGTTGCCAGAATCTTCAAGATCTTTGCACGATGGGCTATACCGAGCACTGGATATATACTTTAAG GCACATCCCTGGCTTTCAGATAAAGAGAGGGAGCAGCTTTGCAACATTATTGATTTTCAGAAACTCTCAATTGATGCTTGTGCACACGCATCTCAAAACGAGAGGCTCCCACTCAGAGTCGTACTACAGGTCCTGTTCTTTGAGCAGATGCAGCTGCGGACGGCCTTAGCTGGCTGCCTAAATGTTCTCGATGCTGAAAGTGCGCCTACAGCTTCTCTGGCCATTCCTAACGAAACAGCTGGGCAAAGTGTCCGTCAAGATGGATGGGTAACAGTTGTTCGCGAGAACCAGGTGCTAAAAGTAGATATGGAACGGATGAGGTCGAGAGTTGGTGAACTGGAAGAAGAGTTCAGTAAAATCAAGGAAGAGATGAAAAATGCAACCAATTCAAACAGTTACCTTAGCTCTCCACTTCTTGTTCCGAGAGGGACTGGAGGCAATCTACTTCCTCAGGCTTCAGATGCCCAACAAGACGTCGTCGAGAGTGGGACACCAACTCCAAGAGCATCAGTCGAGCAGGCGCAACCATCCATCCAGAATCCTAGACATGGAAAAA CGAGGGGGCAACCATGGAATAGGGACTAG